A stretch of the Papaver somniferum cultivar HN1 chromosome 6, ASM357369v1, whole genome shotgun sequence genome encodes the following:
- the LOC113290483 gene encoding uncharacterized protein LOC113290483: MDSFILGIANSCGLDRFLFTSDWEERCISIIQYRLKRTFSDRAPILLDCNADKINEKEKNYYKNFFSEDTPHRPKFDGLVVPSISVQHAIMLEKPFDMEEVKKVIWGFGSNKSPRPDGFTMELFKAVWEIIKIDLMAIIRRGVYKIITKLLADRLKVVKPTIISEFQGEFVDSRQITDGILISSELFDSRERDKMPGLVVEVDLYKAFDSIRWNCLDYTLSIFGFGMIYGGTGLNGLSLKQDLLFEILSLLIKKAASLKLIDGFRPSAKAGALYDLQFADDLIVFLDGLEVNFNISAIVTVGVSQFAAGYASVFGFQLASFPMNYLGIP; encoded by the exons ATGGACTCTTTCATTTTAGGGATTGCAAATTCATGCGGATTAGATAGATTTCTATTTACATCTGACTGGGAAGAAAGATGCATCTCAATTATTCAATACAGATTGAAGAGGACATTCTCAGATCGTGCTCCAATCCTTCTTGACTGCAATGCAG ATAAgataaatgaaaaagaaaaaaattactacAAGAATTTTTTCAGTGAAGATACTCCTCACAGGCCAAAGTTTGATGGCTTAGTGGTTCCATCTATATCTGTTCAACATGCTATTATGTTGGAGAAACCTTTTGATATGGAAGAAGTGAAGAAGGTAATATGGGGTTTTGGTTCAAACAAGTCTCCTAGACCTGATGGGTTCACTATGGAGTTATTTAAAGCTGTTTGGGAAATTATCAAGATTGATCTTATGGCTATCATAAGGA GGGGAGTATACAAGATCATCACCAAATTGTTAGCAGATAGGTTGAAGGTGGTAAAGCCAACTATTATATCTGAGTTCCAAGGGGAGTTTGTGGACAGTAGACAAATCACAGATGGCATTCTCATTTCCTCTGAGCTATTTGACtcaagagaaagagataaaatGCCAGGTTTGGTGGTGGAGGTTGATCTTTATAAAGCTTTTGATAGTATTAGATGGAATTGCTTGGATTACACACTTTCAATATTTGGTTTTGGTATGATATATGGAGGAACTGGATTAAATGGGTTATCTCTAAAACAAGATTTGTTAT TTGAAATTCTTTCTCTTCTGATCAAAAAGGCTGCTTCTCTGAAGTTAATAGATGGTTTTAGGCCTTCTGCTAAAGCTGGTGCATTATATGatttgcaatttgcagatgatcTTATAGTTTTCTTAGATG GGTTGGAAGTTAATTTCAACATAAGTGCAATTGTAACAGTGGGTGTTTCTCAATTTGCAGCTGGATATGCTTCTGTTTTTGGGTTTCAACTAGCTTCCTTCCCTATGAATTATCTTGGTATTCCATAG